The proteins below are encoded in one region of Chitinispirillales bacterium ANBcel5:
- a CDS encoding pitrilysin family protein, with protein MLDNIKEKILDNGLKVICLKKSDTPIVSVQVWYRTGSAWERDGIRGISHFLEHMMFRGSTNLKSEEHAMKINNVGGHCNAFTAEDVTAYLNSVPQEYLDMVLGLEAERMSGLSIQRELFDIERKVIIEEFHNYLNNPVARAFLEFRQEFFKNHPYSISPLGTLDDLNSITNEDCRNYYQSHYRPDNAVIVVVGDFSNDSDLFERVEKHFGSKKAAIINPKKDEEQDVNEWFPAKQRMKRRVDFNVPIFITGFPAPASAHNDALSLEILQLVLSGGETGRLHREMVRKDSVAVMVGGMNHTLRRAGMSVFFAAFTPNISVSKVEKSLNRQIEKIKNGGISKEEFEKVKNTTLSSRTFELYSADHIAQRIGFSETIEGSYGRWVERLEALKSLDIDSLVEVAQKYWDQSKSSTLHLKPKRVNPMLYVAGLFRRFTRKKG; from the coding sequence ATGCTTGATAATATCAAAGAAAAGATTCTCGATAATGGTTTAAAGGTCATATGTTTGAAAAAAAGTGATACGCCCATTGTATCGGTTCAGGTGTGGTACCGCACTGGTAGTGCCTGGGAGCGGGACGGTATCAGGGGAATAAGCCATTTTCTGGAACATATGATGTTCAGAGGTTCAACGAATCTCAAGTCCGAAGAGCATGCGATGAAAATAAATAACGTAGGTGGTCATTGTAATGCTTTTACTGCTGAGGATGTAACAGCTTACCTAAACAGTGTACCGCAAGAATATCTTGATATGGTACTTGGTCTTGAAGCTGAGCGGATGAGCGGTCTCTCCATCCAAAGAGAGCTTTTTGACATTGAACGAAAAGTAATAATTGAGGAATTTCATAACTACCTCAATAACCCGGTCGCCAGGGCATTTCTTGAATTCAGGCAGGAGTTTTTTAAAAATCACCCCTACTCTATAAGTCCACTTGGTACTCTTGATGACCTTAACTCCATTACCAATGAGGACTGTAGGAATTATTACCAAAGTCACTACAGACCCGACAATGCAGTTATCGTGGTGGTGGGTGATTTTTCCAATGATAGCGATCTGTTTGAACGGGTAGAAAAACACTTCGGATCTAAAAAGGCTGCTATTATCAACCCAAAGAAAGATGAAGAGCAGGATGTAAATGAGTGGTTTCCTGCAAAGCAGCGAATGAAACGCAGAGTAGATTTCAATGTTCCGATCTTTATTACCGGCTTTCCTGCTCCGGCTTCTGCACACAATGACGCATTGTCTCTTGAGATATTACAGCTTGTGTTATCGGGTGGTGAAACGGGAAGGCTTCACAGGGAAATGGTCAGAAAGGACTCGGTGGCAGTTATGGTAGGGGGGATGAATCACACGTTGAGAAGGGCTGGGATGTCGGTGTTTTTCGCTGCCTTTACGCCCAATATATCCGTTTCCAAAGTAGAAAAATCCCTTAACAGACAGATTGAAAAGATAAAAAATGGTGGTATTTCAAAAGAGGAGTTTGAGAAGGTTAAGAACACAACTCTTTCCAGCAGAACATTTGAGCTCTATTCGGCAGATCATATAGCACAGCGAATCGGTTTTAGTGAAACTATTGAGGGCAGTTATGGGCGTTGGGTTGAGAGGCTTGAGGCTCTTAAGAGTTTAGATATCGATTCTTTGGTTGAGGTTGCGCAAAAGTATTGGGATCAATCAAAAAGCAGCACGCTTCATCTCAAGCCCAAAAGGGTTAATCCAATGCTTTATGTCGCTGGGTTGTTCAGACGTTTTACCAGAAAAAAAGGATAA
- a CDS encoding pitrilysin family protein, whose protein sequence is MAFEYKFPPTHEMVLSNGMRVISVPERTLDGVILAFQLPFGRFNDPVGLEGLCDILAAHIQKGIENISHEEFVDSFEYRGASTGASVGEEHTVFLCRMLSKHFDDLFPLFWKMICNPALNKAEFDRIKKEAITSLQAEAVDPSFLANRHFYQQLVGKGHPAGRFQTIESLRKIKLNDIRQFYKEVFSPEDTIFVAGGDFNEHSFKETYIDKYLNSWSAKRTVELTSASGIKLVEPATRFIDKKDLTQSTVIIGHTVPGESSPKRNALSLANYILGAGNFSSRLMNRVRSRYGKTYGISSQIAGEKNFGVFSISTTTKNQSVGETVKAIFEEYDNFCAHGVTDLELQKAKTFTIGNISFQLEGISNVVDKLLWLRYHGKENSYIEQFGKKLESMDLDYINGLIKTEFHPDKAVMAVVGRKEEVASQIENLGRKVTFYDQRNVI, encoded by the coding sequence ATGGCTTTTGAATATAAATTTCCTCCCACTCATGAGATGGTGCTCTCTAATGGTATGCGGGTCATAAGTGTTCCGGAGAGAACGCTTGACGGTGTAATTTTAGCTTTTCAGCTACCCTTTGGACGTTTTAATGACCCGGTTGGTTTGGAAGGGTTATGTGACATTTTGGCTGCCCATATTCAAAAGGGGATAGAAAACATCTCTCATGAAGAGTTTGTCGATAGTTTTGAATACCGTGGGGCATCTACCGGGGCAAGTGTAGGGGAAGAGCACACGGTCTTTCTCTGCCGTATGCTTTCCAAACACTTTGATGATCTTTTCCCTCTGTTCTGGAAAATGATTTGTAACCCCGCTTTAAACAAAGCTGAGTTTGATAGAATAAAAAAAGAAGCGATTACCTCACTTCAGGCTGAAGCGGTGGATCCCTCATTTCTGGCAAATCGCCATTTCTATCAACAGTTGGTTGGTAAAGGTCATCCTGCGGGTCGTTTTCAAACCATAGAGTCTTTACGTAAAATCAAATTAAATGATATTCGCCAGTTCTATAAAGAGGTGTTTTCTCCCGAAGATACCATTTTTGTAGCGGGGGGAGACTTTAATGAACACTCATTTAAAGAAACATACATAGACAAGTATCTTAATAGCTGGAGTGCTAAAAGAACAGTAGAACTGACTTCGGCTTCCGGTATCAAACTGGTTGAACCGGCTACACGATTCATAGATAAAAAGGACCTTACTCAGAGTACTGTTATAATTGGCCACACTGTACCGGGTGAGAGCAGTCCAAAGAGAAATGCCTTATCACTGGCAAACTATATACTCGGTGCGGGCAACTTTTCTTCAAGGCTTATGAACAGGGTACGCTCAAGGTATGGAAAAACTTACGGGATTTCATCACAGATTGCAGGTGAAAAAAACTTCGGTGTTTTTTCCATTTCAACTACCACCAAAAACCAAAGTGTTGGTGAAACCGTTAAGGCAATATTTGAAGAGTATGACAATTTTTGCGCTCATGGAGTAACAGACCTGGAGCTGCAAAAAGCAAAAACTTTCACTATCGGCAATATCTCCTTTCAGCTTGAAGGGATCAGTAATGTGGTGGATAAACTGTTGTGGCTGAGATATCATGGAAAGGAAAATTCCTACATCGAACAATTTGGTAAAAAGCTGGAGAGTATGGATCTTGACTATATTAACGGGCTTATAAAAACTGAATTTCATCCGGATAAAGCTGTTATGGCCGTAGTAGGGAGAAAAGAAGAGGTCGCTTCTCAGATAGAGAATCTGGGGCGAAAGGTAACGTTTTATGATCAAAGGAATGTAATTTAA
- the folK gene encoding 2-amino-4-hydroxy-6-hydroxymethyldihydropteridine diphosphokinase: protein MATEIVLSIGTNSGNRIENIIAMQDALFSLLGEPFRCSTLMETEPLEVGKGQLNYYNQIVYATYNGTPQELLFACEGIEITMGRSYKGLKLARTADIDILFFGDTVVWTKGLQIPHQGILRRRFCLEGLYEMCPQWVYPGRAETVEQLYLKMNSEVKQQSIQFYS, encoded by the coding sequence ATGGCAACCGAAATAGTTTTAAGTATAGGGACCAATTCTGGAAACAGAATCGAAAATATTATAGCAATGCAGGATGCACTTTTCTCTCTTCTTGGAGAACCGTTCAGGTGTTCCACACTTATGGAAACAGAGCCTCTTGAGGTTGGAAAAGGGCAGCTTAACTATTATAATCAGATCGTTTATGCTACTTATAACGGTACTCCCCAAGAGCTTTTATTTGCCTGTGAGGGTATCGAAATAACTATGGGGCGCAGTTATAAGGGGCTTAAATTAGCAAGGACTGCAGATATAGATATACTTTTTTTCGGTGATACTGTTGTTTGGACCAAAGGGCTGCAGATCCCCCATCAGGGTATTCTGCGTCGCCGTTTCTGTTTGGAAGGGCTTTATGAGATGTGTCCGCAGTGGGTTTATCCAGGCAGGGCAGAAACAGTAGAACAGTTATATTTGAAAATGAATTCAGAGGTAAAGCAACAAAGTATACAATTTTATTCATAG
- a CDS encoding deoxynucleoside kinase has translation MDYGQSKLPSYLNYLCIEGVIGAGKTSLCKSLSEIFDARQVLEEVDENPFLSGFYKDRNSFAFQTQLWFLLSRYKQLSVMVAQQDLFHKITMSDYLFAKDRIFANINLKDDELSLYNNIARVLETSIPKPDLVVYLQASTDVLLKRIEKRGRKFEFNMDPEYIDTLNEAYNHYFFHYTSSPLLIINTNDIDFVNEIGDLQELIDQIVSVKSGSHYYHPLGSKDRLFIEERQAAAKNNLFVN, from the coding sequence ATGGATTACGGTCAATCAAAACTACCCTCTTATTTAAATTATCTATGTATTGAAGGGGTAATTGGTGCAGGTAAAACATCCCTTTGCAAATCTTTATCAGAAATTTTTGATGCAAGGCAGGTTCTTGAGGAGGTAGACGAAAATCCATTCCTTTCAGGTTTTTACAAAGACCGCAACTCTTTTGCATTTCAAACCCAGCTTTGGTTTCTTCTGTCCCGATATAAACAACTTTCTGTTATGGTCGCTCAGCAGGATCTTTTTCATAAGATCACAATGAGTGATTATCTGTTTGCAAAAGATAGAATATTTGCAAATATTAATCTAAAGGATGATGAGCTTTCTTTGTACAATAATATCGCAAGAGTACTTGAAACATCCATTCCAAAGCCCGATTTGGTGGTTTACCTTCAGGCATCTACAGATGTTCTTTTAAAGAGAATAGAGAAAAGGGGAAGAAAATTTGAATTCAATATGGATCCCGAATACATAGACACCCTCAATGAAGCGTACAATCATTACTTTTTTCATTATACCTCATCACCACTTCTTATCATCAATACAAACGATATAGATTTCGTTAATGAGATTGGGGATTTACAGGAACTTATAGATCAAATTGTTTCCGTTAAATCCGGTTCTCATTATTATCATCCTCTTGGTTCAAAAGATCGACTCTTTATCGAGGAGCGCCAGGCAGCAGCAAAAAATAATTTGTTTGTAAATTAA
- the panC gene encoding pantoate--beta-alanine ligase, giving the protein MNSPVEMKNLSITLQRSGKTIGFVPTMGALHQGHLSLLNIAAKSTDATVMSIFVNPSQFGPGEDYDKYPRTFELDSKKAQDAGCDILFAPTAQDMYPPNYSSYVDVAKLDTKLCGATRPDHFRGVCTVVLKFFNIVNPQIAVFGQKDAQQLIVLRRMVSDFNLSVSVESGPVIREKDGLAMSSRNKYLTPHERRDAPLIYKGLKGAKELFDSGERDGDKLIEMIKTHYKSSAMFTPEYIEVVDIVTLEPLKEIKDKALIAVACKTSESKTRLIDNIVLGGEL; this is encoded by the coding sequence GTGAATTCTCCTGTAGAAATGAAAAACCTTTCCATAACTCTGCAGAGAAGTGGTAAAACCATTGGCTTTGTTCCAACAATGGGAGCGTTGCATCAGGGCCACCTCTCGCTTTTGAATATAGCTGCAAAAAGTACAGACGCAACGGTTATGAGTATATTTGTAAATCCTTCACAGTTTGGTCCCGGGGAGGATTATGATAAATACCCACGTACATTTGAGTTGGACAGTAAAAAAGCACAGGACGCTGGTTGTGATATACTTTTTGCCCCTACTGCTCAGGATATGTATCCTCCAAACTACAGTAGCTATGTAGATGTAGCTAAACTTGATACTAAATTGTGCGGTGCTACCCGTCCCGATCATTTTAGAGGTGTTTGTACCGTGGTGTTGAAGTTTTTTAATATTGTAAATCCTCAGATTGCAGTGTTTGGGCAAAAAGACGCTCAGCAGTTAATTGTGTTAAGACGAATGGTAAGTGATTTTAATCTCTCGGTTTCTGTTGAATCCGGGCCGGTGATCAGGGAAAAGGATGGTCTGGCGATGAGCTCCAGAAACAAATATCTTACACCCCATGAGCGCAGGGATGCCCCACTGATTTACAAAGGTCTTAAAGGGGCTAAAGAATTGTTTGATTCCGGCGAGAGAGATGGTGATAAACTTATTGAAATGATTAAAACCCACTACAAAAGCTCTGCAATGTTTACTCCTGAATATATTGAAGTAGTCGATATCGTTACTCTTGAGCCTCTTAAAGAAATAAAAGATAAGGCATTGATAGCAGTCGCCTGTAAAACTTCAGAAAGTAAAACAAGACTCATAGATAACATCGTTTTGGGAGGTGAGTTATGA
- a CDS encoding alpha-amylase family glycosyl hydrolase: protein MNSKKVPLIYNLFPRFFKTIDEWNELIPHVTEIGFNSIFVNPFHKTGFSGSLYAVKDYFSLNPLFLKDGQDPKDFTPLKCFIENCKDNGLEVIMDLVINHTAFDANLTESHPQWYKRDDQGKVVSPYAVDPADPSNVTVWGDLAVIDNRFSTDKNGLWGYWDKLIAFYQDLGFKGLRCDAAYQVPAELWKYLIQSAKKRDSETKFYAETLGCQVKEVEALGNVGFDYLFNSSKWWDFDGPWALEQHANFKRFAPSIAFPESHDTERLASIAPGTVEVQKFRYAFAALFSKGLLMPMGYEYGAKTKMDVVKGSPDDVDKPNWDLSGWIKRVNELKAKIPVLSEEGTWKNICDYRFPFIFLQKDSDSGQKSVFVGINKNMSGETRVDEWAVPEQIKQCTSVIQLLSKDLKKEQIPSAFLFEAADLVLFLQ, encoded by the coding sequence ATGAATTCTAAGAAAGTACCACTGATATATAATCTCTTCCCCCGTTTTTTCAAAACAATCGATGAGTGGAATGAGCTAATTCCACATGTGACTGAAATTGGTTTTAATTCTATATTTGTGAATCCATTCCATAAAACCGGTTTTTCCGGAAGTCTTTATGCAGTTAAAGATTACTTCTCTTTAAATCCCCTTTTCCTCAAGGATGGGCAGGATCCAAAGGACTTTACCCCGCTTAAATGTTTCATAGAAAATTGTAAAGACAATGGTCTTGAAGTAATAATGGATCTGGTGATCAATCACACCGCTTTTGACGCAAATCTTACCGAAAGTCATCCACAATGGTATAAACGTGATGATCAGGGCAAGGTTGTCAGCCCCTATGCGGTTGATCCGGCAGATCCCTCCAATGTAACAGTTTGGGGTGATCTGGCGGTAATTGATAACCGGTTTAGTACCGATAAGAATGGATTGTGGGGGTATTGGGATAAACTTATAGCCTTTTACCAGGATTTAGGGTTTAAAGGGCTTCGGTGCGATGCTGCGTATCAGGTACCAGCTGAGTTATGGAAATATTTGATCCAGTCGGCAAAAAAAAGAGATTCGGAAACCAAATTCTATGCTGAAACCCTGGGCTGTCAGGTAAAAGAGGTGGAAGCTTTGGGGAATGTGGGGTTTGATTACCTGTTCAACTCTTCTAAATGGTGGGATTTTGATGGACCGTGGGCTTTGGAGCAGCATGCAAATTTTAAACGTTTTGCTCCTTCTATCGCTTTTCCCGAATCTCATGACACAGAGCGGTTGGCCAGTATTGCCCCGGGAACAGTGGAAGTTCAAAAGTTCAGGTACGCTTTTGCAGCTTTATTTTCAAAAGGGCTGCTAATGCCAATGGGGTATGAGTATGGTGCCAAAACCAAAATGGATGTGGTTAAGGGTTCTCCTGATGATGTCGACAAGCCAAACTGGGACCTTTCGGGGTGGATAAAAAGAGTAAATGAGCTTAAAGCAAAAATCCCTGTCCTCAGTGAAGAGGGGACCTGGAAAAATATCTGCGATTATCGTTTCCCCTTTATTTTTCTTCAAAAAGACTCTGATTCCGGTCAAAAGAGTGTATTTGTGGGCATCAATAAGAATATGTCCGGAGAAACACGGGTGGATGAATGGGCTGTTCCAGAGCAGATTAAGCAGTGTACTTCTGTTATCCAGCTACTTTCAAAAGATTTAAAAAAAGAGCAGATCCCTTCAGCGTTTCTTTTTGAGGCGGCTGATTTGGTGCTTTTTTTGCAATAA
- a CDS encoding HAD family hydrolase, with protein MNKALFLDRDGVINLDCGYPHKPEHIRFRDGIFELCKKALQHNYLIIVVTNQAGIARGYFKESDVEGLHEWMKLQFRSRGVIITDFYYCPYHPSATLQSYRKDSTFRKPGPGMILQAACEHNIDIERSIMIGDKESDRIKLPNLKSYILKSNYVESGYDVESLLDVQALLV; from the coding sequence ATGAATAAAGCTTTATTTTTGGATCGTGATGGGGTTATAAACCTGGACTGTGGTTATCCCCATAAACCGGAGCATATTCGGTTCAGGGATGGTATTTTTGAATTGTGCAAAAAGGCCTTACAACACAACTATTTAATTATTGTGGTTACTAATCAGGCCGGTATTGCACGGGGGTATTTTAAGGAGAGTGATGTCGAGGGGCTTCATGAGTGGATGAAGCTTCAGTTTAGAAGCAGAGGTGTCATTATTACGGATTTCTATTATTGTCCTTACCATCCCAGTGCTACGCTTCAAAGCTACAGGAAAGATTCCACCTTCAGAAAACCCGGTCCGGGTATGATACTCCAGGCTGCTTGTGAGCACAATATCGACATTGAGAGATCAATAATGATTGGCGATAAAGAATCTGATAGAATTAAATTGCCCAATTTAAAGAGTTATATCTTAAAAAGTAACTACGTTGAAAGCGGGTATGATGTGGAATCTTTACTGGATGTGCAAGCACTTTTGGTTTAG